In a single window of the Suttonella indologenes genome:
- a CDS encoding ABC transporter substrate-binding protein, with translation MKLTVVSFSIASAVLAAGLALSAPAQAKGRLVVYCSATNEMCEAITKTFSEKYDVKTSFIRNGSGSTFAKIEAEKNNPQADVWYGGTLDPQAQAAEMGLLQAYRSPLIDQIIERFQDPAKTKGNYTSAVYMGILGFGVNTERLKKLGIEDMPKCWKDLSNPKLKDEVQIADPQSSGTAYTAIATFVQLWGEEQAFEYFKQLHPNISQYTKSGITPSNSTARGEATVGIGFLHDYAVQKQGGAPIEMIVPCEGTGYELGGLSIIKGARNVDNAKLFVDFVLSAEGQETAWKKGNAHQILTNTTAEQSPTAFDPSQLNLINYDFEKYGVAEERKRLIEKWVNEVKLAK, from the coding sequence ATGAAATTAACAGTCGTCTCTTTTTCAATTGCTTCTGCCGTTTTAGCCGCCGGATTAGCGCTATCCGCCCCCGCACAAGCCAAAGGTCGCCTAGTCGTTTATTGCAGCGCCACCAATGAAATGTGCGAAGCCATCACAAAAACCTTCAGCGAAAAATACGATGTAAAAACCTCATTTATCCGCAACGGCTCGGGCAGCACCTTTGCCAAAATCGAAGCGGAAAAAAACAATCCGCAAGCCGACGTATGGTACGGCGGCACGCTCGACCCGCAGGCACAAGCCGCTGAAATGGGACTGCTGCAAGCCTATCGCTCACCGCTTATCGACCAAATCATCGAACGCTTCCAAGACCCTGCCAAAACCAAAGGCAATTACACCTCGGCGGTCTATATGGGCATTTTGGGCTTTGGCGTAAACACCGAACGTCTGAAAAAATTAGGCATCGAAGACATGCCGAAATGCTGGAAAGACCTCAGCAATCCTAAATTAAAAGACGAAGTCCAAATCGCCGACCCGCAAAGCTCCGGCACCGCCTACACCGCCATCGCCACCTTCGTGCAATTGTGGGGCGAAGAACAAGCTTTTGAATACTTTAAACAACTGCATCCCAATATCTCGCAATACACCAAATCCGGCATCACACCCTCCAACAGCACCGCGCGCGGCGAAGCTACCGTAGGCATCGGCTTCCTGCATGATTACGCCGTGCAAAAACAAGGCGGCGCACCGATTGAAATGATCGTTCCCTGCGAAGGCACAGGCTATGAACTCGGCGGCTTGAGCATCATCAAAGGTGCGCGCAACGTCGATAATGCCAAACTCTTCGTGGACTTCGTCTTATCGGCGGAAGGGCAGGAAACCGCTTGGAAAAAAGGCAATGCCCATCAAATCCTGACCAATACCACCGCCGAACAATCGCCCACCGCCTTCGACCCGAGCCAGCTCAATTTAATCAATTACGACTTTGAAAAATACGGCGTCGCCGAAGAACGCAAACGCCTGATTGAAAAATGGGTCAATGAAGTCAAGCTCGCCAAATAA
- a CDS encoding ABC transporter substrate-binding protein has translation MKAIPFCLHLSVLAIAGALLSSTAAAEGRLVVYCSAQNTMCEQEVLAFESKYKVKTSFIRGGTGSILARIDAEKGNPQGDVWYGGTLDPHSQAGEMGLLEAYQSPNLQYIPDELKDPAKRKGNYTSAIYLGVLGFGVNTERLAKLNLPVPKCWKDLTDPRFKNEIQSADPQSSGTAYTALATFIQLWGEDAAFKYLSALHQNVSQYTKSGNTATRNTARGEASIGIGFLHEHSIEQEKGAPVELVVPCEGTGYEIGGVSLIKGARNQENAKLFIDWALSKEAQELSWQKGETHQILTNSQAQQSPYSLDFKSINLIDYDFDKYGSSEERKRLISKWLDKVKLAK, from the coding sequence ATGAAAGCAATACCATTCTGCCTGCACCTGTCGGTACTGGCGATTGCCGGTGCTCTGCTATCCTCAACCGCTGCTGCCGAAGGGCGGCTGGTGGTTTACTGCAGCGCGCAAAATACGATGTGCGAACAGGAAGTGCTGGCATTTGAAAGCAAATACAAGGTCAAAACCAGCTTTATCCGCGGCGGCACGGGCAGCATCTTGGCAAGAATTGATGCGGAAAAAGGCAATCCCCAAGGCGACGTTTGGTATGGCGGCACATTAGACCCGCATTCCCAAGCCGGCGAAATGGGCTTGCTCGAGGCGTATCAATCGCCGAATCTGCAATATATTCCGGACGAGCTAAAAGACCCCGCCAAAAGAAAAGGCAATTACACCTCGGCGATTTATCTCGGCGTATTAGGTTTCGGCGTCAATACCGAACGCTTGGCGAAATTAAATCTTCCCGTACCCAAATGCTGGAAAGATTTAACCGACCCACGCTTTAAAAATGAAATCCAATCCGCCGACCCGCAAAGCTCGGGAACCGCCTACACCGCATTGGCAACCTTTATTCAATTATGGGGCGAAGACGCCGCATTTAAATATTTAAGCGCCTTGCATCAAAACGTATCGCAATACACCAAATCGGGCAATACGGCGACGCGCAACACCGCCCGCGGCGAAGCCTCCATCGGCATCGGCTTCTTGCACGAACATTCCATCGAGCAAGAAAAAGGCGCGCCGGTCGAATTGGTCGTACCCTGCGAAGGCACGGGCTATGAAATCGGCGGCGTCAGCCTGATTAAAGGCGCGCGCAATCAGGAAAATGCCAAGCTGTTTATCGATTGGGCATTGTCAAAAGAAGCGCAGGAGCTTTCATGGCAAAAAGGCGAAACCCATCAAATCCTTACCAATTCGCAAGCGCAGCAATCGCCCTATTCTTTAGATTTCAAATCCATCAATTTGATTGATTATGATTTTGACAAATACGGCTCAAGCGAAGAACGCAAGCGTTTAATTTCAAAATGGCTGGATAAGGTAAAATTAGCTAAATAA
- a CDS encoding ABC transporter permease, producing MHAKKSSFFASPVFWISLALLAFMALPSRALDYGLFEATADELYEAMGWSSLNISILWFLPLLSFLFTPKLKYAVEKQAKLDLILVAGISLFTFISATWLKVSMGYAVIVQIISLTAIATVALANLKIMQGDKFIIASLISIILLIFFFIVYPTVAILISMFYDGDNFAPQQVLRILNQSYIVRVISNSLFLSAFVGIISTVFGLAFALYTTRIAQRTAFIGKIFSILPIVTPPFVVGLGVTLMLGRSGYVTEFLTGFGFTKTNWLYGFNGIAIAQILAFTPLSFMVLDGALKSIHPSIEEASYTLRANRYQTFFRIIFPLLRPALANSFLLVFIQSLADFSNPLVLGGSFDVIATQIYFYIAGSQLDYASASTLGSILLIFSLLVFIVQYLWIGNRSYVTVSGKSYRGDVQDLPPSLKYLIIFLLGFWVIFNMVLYGSIFYGSFTVNWGVDYSLTLKNYSLLFGQSLSDGAWPSLLNTLLYAGIAAPLTALFGLLIAYIVVRKDFQGKKSLEFLTMLCFAVPGTVAGVSYILAFNSAPLYITGTGVIIIISMVMRDLPIGMRAAIAGLGQLDKSLDEASLSLKGNSLKTIYYVVLPLLKPALLSALVTSFVRAMTTVSAIVFLVTADTRVATAYILNRVEDGEYGIAIAYGSILIVVMMAIILFFDWIVGDTRISRSKAKTMN from the coding sequence ATGCACGCCAAAAAATCTTCCTTTTTCGCTTCGCCCGTTTTTTGGATCTCGCTTGCCCTGCTGGCATTTATGGCATTACCGTCGCGCGCATTGGACTATGGTCTGTTCGAAGCCACCGCCGACGAATTATACGAAGCCATGGGCTGGTCATCTCTTAATATCAGCATTCTGTGGTTTTTGCCCCTGCTCAGCTTTTTATTCACGCCCAAATTGAAATATGCCGTCGAAAAACAAGCGAAATTAGATTTGATACTGGTCGCCGGCATCAGCCTGTTTACCTTTATTTCCGCCACATGGCTGAAAGTCAGCATGGGATATGCCGTGATTGTTCAAATCATCAGCCTCACAGCCATTGCCACCGTCGCTTTAGCGAATTTAAAAATCATGCAGGGCGACAAATTCATCATCGCCTCGCTTATCTCTATCATCTTATTGATTTTCTTCTTTATCGTATATCCCACCGTCGCCATCTTGATTTCCATGTTTTACGACGGGGATAACTTCGCGCCCCAGCAAGTATTGCGCATATTGAACCAAAGCTATATTGTCCGCGTGATTAGCAACTCGCTGTTTTTATCCGCATTTGTAGGCATCATCTCCACCGTCTTCGGCTTGGCTTTCGCCCTCTATACCACTCGCATCGCGCAGCGCACGGCATTCATCGGCAAAATCTTCTCCATTCTTCCGATTGTAACCCCGCCCTTTGTAGTCGGCTTGGGCGTTACCCTCATGCTCGGACGCTCAGGCTATGTCACGGAATTTTTAACCGGCTTCGGCTTTACCAAAACCAACTGGCTTTACGGCTTTAACGGCATTGCGATTGCGCAAATCCTCGCCTTTACGCCGCTCTCCTTTATGGTGCTTGACGGCGCATTAAAATCCATTCACCCCTCCATCGAAGAAGCCTCTTATACCTTGCGCGCCAACCGCTACCAAACCTTCTTTCGCATCATCTTCCCCTTATTGCGTCCTGCATTGGCGAACTCCTTCCTGCTCGTCTTCATTCAATCGCTGGCAGATTTTAGTAACCCCTTAGTATTAGGCGGCAGCTTCGACGTTATCGCCACGCAAATTTACTTCTACATTGCCGGCTCGCAATTGGACTACGCCTCAGCCAGCACCCTCGGCTCGATATTGCTCATCTTCTCCTTACTGGTATTTATCGTGCAATATCTGTGGATTGGCAACCGTTCCTACGTAACCGTCTCCGGTAAATCCTACCGCGGCGACGTGCAAGACCTGCCGCCCAGCCTCAAATACCTCATCATCTTCCTGCTCGGTTTTTGGGTCATTTTCAACATGGTCTTATACGGCAGCATCTTCTACGGCAGCTTTACCGTCAACTGGGGCGTGGACTACAGCCTCACGCTGAAAAACTACAGCCTGCTCTTCGGACAAAGCCTCAGCGACGGCGCATGGCCTTCCCTGCTCAACACCCTGCTCTATGCTGGCATCGCCGCCCCGCTAACCGCCCTGTTCGGACTGCTCATCGCCTACATCGTGGTACGCAAAGACTTCCAAGGCAAAAAATCCCTAGAATTTTTGACCATGCTCTGCTTTGCCGTCCCCGGCACCGTTGCCGGCGTCTCCTACATCCTCGCCTTCAACAGCGCCCCGCTCTACATCACCGGCACAGGCGTCATCATCATCATCTCCATGGTCATGCGCGATCTGCCTATCGGTATGCGCGCCGCCATTGCAGGCTTAGGGCAACTCGACAAATCCTTAGACGAAGCCTCGCTATCCTTAAAAGGCAATTCCCTAAAAACCATTTACTACGTCGTCCTGCCGCTCTTAAAGCCCGCCCTGCTCTCGGCATTAGTTACCAGCTTCGTGCGCGCCATGACCACCGTCAGCGCCATCGTCTTCTTGGTTACCGCCGACACCCGCGTGGCGACAGCCTACATCCTCAACCGCGTTGAAGACGGCGAATACGGCATCGCCATTGCCTACGGCTCGATACTCATCGTCGTCATGATGGCAATCATCTTATTCTTTGACTGGATCGTCGGCGATACCCGCATCAGCCGCTCCAAAGCCAAAACCATGAACTAA
- the fbpC gene encoding ferric ABC transporter ATP-binding protein, translating to MDKDFLVLKNINKTFGKNVVIDDLSLNIKRGSMVTLLGPSGCGKTTVLRLVAGLESPTRGEIFIDGENVTKTSIQHRDICIVFQSYALFPHMSIGDNVAYGLRMQNIAAQERRQRVQEALELVDLAGFENRYVDQISGGQQQRVALARALILKPKVLLFDEPLSNLDANLRRSMREKIRQLQQSLGITSLYVTHDQSEAFAVSDEVIVMDKGNIMQKAPAKELYLRPNSLFLANFMGESSIFEGELKQGEICINNYCLPFPQAAGFNIEDGECLIGIRPEAVRLSNTGEAAQACTISSAVYMGNHWEIIAEWAGKPLLINCNPEDFDPEAKQAFVHLLTQGIFLLKKES from the coding sequence ATGGATAAAGACTTCTTAGTACTAAAAAACATCAATAAAACCTTCGGCAAAAACGTCGTCATCGACGATCTCTCGCTCAACATCAAACGCGGTTCAATGGTTACCCTGCTCGGCCCCTCAGGCTGCGGCAAAACCACCGTCCTACGCCTAGTCGCAGGACTGGAAAGCCCCACAAGAGGGGAAATCTTCATCGACGGCGAAAACGTTACCAAAACCTCCATCCAACACCGCGACATCTGCATCGTCTTCCAATCCTATGCCCTCTTCCCGCACATGTCGATCGGCGATAACGTCGCCTACGGACTGCGCATGCAAAACATCGCCGCGCAAGAACGCCGCCAACGCGTCCAAGAAGCCTTGGAACTCGTCGATCTGGCAGGCTTTGAAAACCGCTACGTCGACCAAATCTCAGGCGGACAACAGCAGCGCGTCGCCCTTGCCCGCGCCCTCATCCTCAAACCCAAAGTCCTACTCTTTGACGAACCCCTCAGTAACCTAGATGCCAACCTGCGCCGCTCCATGCGCGAAAAAATCCGCCAACTGCAACAAAGCCTCGGCATTACCTCCTTATACGTCACCCACGACCAAAGCGAAGCCTTTGCCGTCTCGGACGAAGTCATCGTCATGGACAAAGGCAACATCATGCAAAAAGCTCCCGCTAAAGAACTCTATCTGCGTCCCAACTCCCTCTTCCTTGCCAACTTCATGGGCGAAAGCAGCATCTTTGAAGGCGAACTCAAACAAGGCGAAATTTGCATCAACAACTACTGCCTGCCCTTCCCGCAAGCCGCCGGCTTCAACATCGAAGACGGCGAATGCCTCATCGGCATCCGACCGGAAGCCGTCCGTCTCAGCAACACGGGCGAAGCCGCGCAAGCCTGCACCATCAGCAGCGCCGTTTACATGGGCAACCACTGGGAAATCATCGCCGAATGGGCAGGAAAGCCCCTGCTCATCAACTGCAACCCTGAAGATTTCGACCCCGAAGCCAAACAAGCCTTTGTCCACCTTCTCACGCAAGGCATCTTCCTGCTGAAAAAAGAATCGTAA
- a CDS encoding substrate-binding periplasmic protein, with amino-acid sequence MFHSKKILQVLSCALLFSSLTAQAQTPGHYQMLRVLHVEPLSYMSDEGKIAGFESDLIAEIKKRSGLDIREEVIGSISQGFDSLQAGKADVMAAALSITAEREKIFLYSEPYFIGSPLTIVTKDESIKTWQDLKDKTVMVQGGFTHEKWLKELKAEHDNDGSIKSVPTSFLAVKDVIRGKADATINDDIIILGYVNTYKEYNLKSVIDNTFGQDRIAFLINKNHPELKEKMDKTIKEMKADGTIDALLKKWWGDLFVK; translated from the coding sequence ATGTTTCATAGCAAAAAAATTTTACAAGTACTTTCTTGTGCTTTGTTATTCAGTAGCTTAACTGCTCAAGCACAAACGCCCGGTCATTATCAAATGCTGCGCGTATTGCACGTCGAGCCGCTCAGCTATATGAGCGATGAAGGCAAAATTGCAGGATTTGAGAGCGATTTAATCGCCGAAATCAAAAAACGCTCCGGCTTGGATATTCGCGAAGAAGTGATTGGCAGCATCAGTCAAGGCTTTGATAGCCTGCAGGCAGGCAAAGCAGATGTGATGGCGGCAGCTTTGAGTATCACCGCCGAGCGCGAAAAAATCTTTCTCTACAGTGAACCGTATTTTATTGGCAGCCCTTTAACTATTGTCACCAAAGACGAGAGCATCAAAACCTGGCAAGATTTAAAAGATAAAACCGTGATGGTGCAAGGCGGTTTCACACATGAAAAATGGCTGAAAGAATTAAAAGCTGAGCATGACAACGACGGCAGCATTAAAAGCGTGCCTACCAGCTTTTTGGCGGTCAAAGACGTCATTCGCGGCAAAGCCGATGCCACCATTAACGACGATATTATCATTCTGGGCTATGTCAACACCTATAAAGAATATAATTTAAAAAGCGTGATTGACAATACGTTCGGACAAGATCGGATTGCTTTTCTAATTAATAAAAATCATCCGGAACTCAAAGAAAAAATGGATAAAACTATTAAAGAAATGAAAGCCGACGGCACCATTGATGCCTTATTGAAAAAATGGTGGGGCGATTTATTTGTGAAATAA
- a CDS encoding VENN motif pre-toxin domain-containing protein, whose product MRQLINTKVEAAEQSGDKQQAAQLQKLGVALDMLASGLSTPNGNGLIGSIANTGAPLLTYQLGQIAKTKQAEGSTAHIGAHAALAALTAALGDNDPLAAALSAGGSEAAIPLIAQSLYGTQDPAKLSSAEKSQLADIAQLIGAGIGGIAGGGNTAVATAADAGRRAVEGNYLNVPEAQRRNALLEKYAWLDSRAQRAWYQSVGTEEEKAAIYEYLQIENLDRSRNVEFNKAYDNCRINADCEKFHYLHVTQRTLWNAPGIELFKEDMRNNNIDSNWEKYPDSKNAFHNFSEDGKSVARNADGTFVNTKYIHRNGQYEVIVDRNNNIVTLPSSAGTFNYYPESEGIGHIDYDVDPWMDFGSGNGDNTTYDSRKSNSEWYYRNFLGEFSFGPNVDAIKTFNSTDEKQGRDK is encoded by the coding sequence GTGCGCCAGCTCATCAATACAAAAGTCGAAGCCGCCGAGCAATCAGGCGACAAACAGCAAGCCGCCCAACTGCAAAAACTCGGCGTCGCCCTGGATATGCTCGCCTCGGGGCTATCCACCCCCAACGGCAACGGCCTCATTGGCAGCATCGCCAATACCGGCGCCCCGCTGCTGACCTACCAACTTGGCCAAATAGCCAAAACCAAGCAAGCCGAAGGCAGCACCGCCCATATCGGCGCTCATGCCGCCCTTGCCGCGCTGACAGCGGCATTAGGCGACAACGACCCGCTTGCCGCCGCCCTATCGGCAGGCGGCAGCGAAGCCGCCATCCCGCTGATCGCACAAAGCCTCTACGGCACACAAGACCCCGCCAAACTCAGTAGTGCGGAAAAAAGCCAACTTGCCGACATTGCCCAACTCATTGGCGCGGGCATCGGCGGCATCGCAGGCGGCGGAAATACCGCAGTCGCAACGGCAGCCGATGCGGGCAGAAGGGCGGTGGAGGGGAACTATCTAAACGTACCCGAAGCTCAAAGGAGAAATGCCCTATTGGAAAAATACGCTTGGCTGGATTCCCGGGCACAAAGAGCATGGTATCAATCGGTTGGAACAGAGGAAGAGAAAGCCGCCATTTACGAATATCTTCAGATAGAGAATCTTGATCGGAGTAGAAACGTTGAATTTAACAAAGCTTACGATAATTGCAGAATTAATGCTGACTGTGAAAAATTCCACTACCTACATGTAACCCAGCGGACTTTGTGGAATGCTCCCGGAATCGAGCTCTTTAAAGAAGATATGCGAAATAATAATATAGATAGCAATTGGGAAAAGTATCCTGATAGCAAGAATGCCTTCCATAATTTTTCTGAAGACGGGAAGAGCGTTGCAAGAAATGCAGACGGTACTTTTGTTAATACAAAGTACATCCATAGAAACGGACAATATGAAGTGATTGTGGATAGGAACAATAATATTGTTACCTTGCCGTCTAGTGCTGGAACATTTAATTACTATCCAGAGTCAGAAGGAATAGGACATATAGATTATGATGTAGATCCGTGGATGGATTTTGGTAGTGGTAACGGAGATAACACGACATATGATAGTAGAAAAAGTAATTCTGAGTGGTATTATAGAAATTTTCTTGGAGAGTTCTCATTTGGCCCGAATGTTGATGCAATAAAAACATTTAATTCTACAGATGAAAAACAAGGTAGAGACAAATGA
- a CDS encoding ESPR-type extended signal peptide-containing protein, whose amino-acid sequence MNKRFYRVIFSKARSMLIAVGETARSSGKSRRQQAGKALNRRRQYR is encoded by the coding sequence ATGAACAAGCGTTTTTATCGAGTGATCTTCAGCAAAGCCCGTTCCATGCTGATCGCCGTAGGAGAAACCGCCCGCAGCAGCGGCAAAAGCCGCCGCCAACAAGCGGGCAAAGCGCTAAACCGCCGGCGGCAATATCGGTAA
- a CDS encoding ankyrin repeat domain-containing protein produces the protein MNYDMSGVEILEALDVGDTVKVEKIIKSNPHRSLLEVTEKEKWNWLHKSLMGFNPINPPKSVIEFLIRKGISINAQDIYGMTPLHYAMRARNAEAVIALLEAGADPNIPNQDRAIPLAMIRAMPERLDILELMLKKGADIHFHNGEYEVLEGIKKNRGDEAIFKPVIEMMENFSQKKSRA, from the coding sequence ATGAATTACGATATGAGTGGTGTAGAAATATTAGAAGCATTAGATGTAGGAGACACTGTTAAAGTTGAAAAAATTATAAAATCGAATCCCCACAGAAGTTTATTAGAAGTTACAGAAAAAGAAAAATGGAATTGGTTACATAAATCCTTGATGGGATTTAACCCTATTAACCCCCCTAAAAGCGTAATAGAATTTCTTATAAGAAAAGGTATCTCCATTAATGCTCAGGATATTTATGGCATGACGCCATTGCACTATGCTATGCGTGCACGTAATGCTGAAGCGGTGATTGCCCTACTAGAAGCGGGGGCTGATCCTAACATTCCTAACCAAGATAGAGCAATACCTTTAGCGATGATTAGAGCAATGCCCGAAAGGCTAGATATATTAGAACTTATGCTAAAAAAAGGAGCGGATATTCATTTTCATAATGGTGAATATGAAGTTCTTGAAGGTATTAAAAAAAATAGAGGAGATGAAGCCATTTTTAAACCTGTTATTGAGATGATGGAAAATTTTTCTCAAAAAAAAAGCAGAGCCTAA
- a CDS encoding GH-E family nuclease: MPGYEHRRLVLAANQKGMTQQQFNDFVNSHPEYFRLENSKINRGHSGEKPGIDDIESIIRDINKFFEQGK; this comes from the coding sequence ATTCCTGGATATGAACATCGTCGTCTAGTGCTTGCCGCTAATCAAAAAGGAATGACGCAGCAACAATTCAATGATTTTGTAAATAGCCATCCAGAATATTTCAGGTTAGAGAATAGCAAAATTAACCGAGGACACTCTGGTGAAAAACCAGGAATTGATGACATTGAATCAATCATTAGAGACATTAATAAATTCTTTGAACAAGGTAAATAA